Proteins encoded in a region of the Quercus lobata isolate SW786 chromosome 8, ValleyOak3.0 Primary Assembly, whole genome shotgun sequence genome:
- the LOC115955000 gene encoding indole-3-acetate O-methyltransferase 1 → MALKGDNVVVSNMKLERIFSMKGGKGETSYANNSQAQARHARSMLHLLEETLDGVQLNSPEVPFVVVDLGCSSGDNTIYIVNVIIKHMTKRYEALGQEPPEFSAFFSDLPSNDFNTLFQLLPPLANYGGGSMEECLAADNHRSYFAAGVPGSFYRRLFPAKSIDVFHSAFSLHWLSQLPESVLDKRSTAYNKGRVFIHGASESTANAYKKQFQTDLAVFLRSRSQEMKRGGSMFLVCLGRTSVDPTDHGGAGLLFGTHFQDAWDDLVQEGLISAEKRDNFNIPVYAPSLQDFKEVVEADGSFAINKLQVFKGGSPLVVNQPDDAAEVGRALANSCRSVSGVLVDAHIGDKLSEELFSRVERRGTSHAKVLLEQLQFFHIVASLSLA, encoded by the exons ATGGCTCTCAAAGGAGACAATGTTGTGGTTTCTAATATGAAGCTTGAGAGGATTTTTAGCATGAAAGGAGGCAAAGGAGAGACCAGCTATGCCAACAATTCCCAAGCCCAG GCTAGACATGCTAGATCCATGCTTCACCTTCTTGAAGAAACCCTAGATGGGGTTCAACTAAACTCACCAGAAGTTccctttgtggtcgtggacctTGGATGCTCAAGTGGCGATAACACCATCTACATAGTTAATGTGATCATCAAGCACATGACCAAGCGCTATGAGGCCTTGGGACAAGAACCACCAGAGTTCTCAGCTTTTTTCTCAGACCTCCCTAGCAATGACTTCAACACCCTATTTCAGCTCCTACCTCCTCTAGCCAATTATGGTGGTGGTAGCATGGAGGAGTGCCTAGCTGCCGATAATCATCGGTCTTACTTTGCGGCTGGGGTGCCTGGCTCTTTCTACCGGAGACTTTTTCCGGCCAAGTCCATTGATGTCTTTCACTCCGCATTTTCTTTGCATTGGCTATCTCAG TTGCCTGAGAGTGTGCTAGACAAGAGATCAACGGCGTATAACAAAGGAAGGGTGTTCATCCACGGTGCAAGTGAGAGCACAGCAAATGCATACAAGAAACAGTTCCAGACTGATTTGGCAGTGTTCCTGAGATCAAGATCACAGGAGATGAAGAGAGGTGGGTCCATGTTTCTTGTTTGCTTAGGGAGAACTTCTGTGGACCCCACTGACCACGGTGGGGCCGGCCTCCTCTTTGGGACCCACTTTCAGGATGCTTGGGATGATCTTGTccaagag GGCCTTATAAGTGCTGAGAAACGTGACAACTTCAACATTCCTGTGTATGCACCAAGCCTACAAGACTTCAAGGAGGTAGTTGAAGCTGACGGTTCATTTGCCATTAACAAGCTTCAGGTTTTCAAAGGAGGAAGCCCTCTTGTGGTTAACCAGCCTGATGACGCGGCAGAAGTCGGCCGAGCCTTAGCCAACAGCTGTAGGAGTGTGTCTGGGGTCCTAGTTGATGCTCACATTGGTGACAAACTTAGTGAGGAGTTGTTTTCAAGAGTAGAACGCCGAGGCACAAGTCATGCTAAAGTGCTTCTAGAGCAATTACAGTTCTTTCATATAGTGGCATCCCTTTCTTTGGCTtag
- the LOC115956253 gene encoding LOW QUALITY PROTEIN: probable dolichyl-diphosphooligosaccharide--protein glycosyltransferase subunit 3B (The sequence of the model RefSeq protein was modified relative to this genomic sequence to represent the inferred CDS: substituted 2 bases at 2 genomic stop codons) — protein sequence NLYLTSIKTSRPYHLLIFFDATQLHDKSELQLKTLHFEFSLLAQSFATNNPNPSPSNPNLFFCDIEFKESQQSFALFGVNALPHIHLVAPHXSSKQLEXMDQGDFSRLAELMADFIQAKTKLNVGPIHRPPFLSTRQLGFIVFTTLVWIPFAIKMIVKGETLLHNPKLWLASSVFVYFFSFLFGSWFRERDGGFWVLLGLLGSGISLRL from the coding sequence aatctctACCTCACCTCCATAAAAACCTCAAGACCCTACCACCTCCTTATCTTCTTCGACGCCACCCAGCTCCACGACAAGTCGGAGCTCCAGCTCAAAACCCTCCACTTCGAATTCTCTCTCCTCGCCCAATCCTTCGCCACCAACAACCCTAACCCTAGCCCTAGCAACCCAAACCTCTTCTTCTGCGATATTGAGTTCAAAGAGTCTCAGCAGAGCTTCGCTCTCTTCGGCGTCAATGCCCTCCCTCACATCCACCTCGTTGCTCCGCACTAGTCCTCGAAGCAATTGGAGTAGATGGACCAAGGCGATTTCTCACGACTCGCCGAGTTGATGGCCGATTTCATCCAGGCCAAGACCAAGCTCAACGTCGGTCCAATTCATCGACCTCCGTTCCTCTCCACCAGGCAATTGGGCTTCATCGTGTTCACGACTTTGGTTTGGATCCCCTTCGCGATCAAGATGATCGTGAAAGGTGAGACCTTGCTTCACAATCCCAAGCTCTGGCTCGCCAGCTCGGTTTTTGTTTACTTCTTCAGCTTTCTCTTTGGATCTTggtttagagaaagagatggtGGGTTCTGGGTTCTACTGGGTTTGCTAGGATCTGGGATTTCTCTTCGGCTTTGA